Sequence from the Clostridium butyricum genome:
TAAAGAATACGTGGTTATTGAAGAGGCACCTGAATATTATGTAATTTTAGATGATAAAAAAGAAGAAACAATATGTAAGAAATCTAGATTTCAAATAATTGAAGATGGTGAAATTGCTAAAAAAGCAAAAGCCACTATTACAGAGTTAACTTATCAAATAGAAAACGATTTTTCTGATATCAAAAGCTTTAATATCAGAAAAAACTCAAAAGGTGAAATCAAAGAAATTTCAATCAAATTTAAATATGAATAGTAATAAGCCAGTACTTAAATGTACTGGCTTATTACTATTTATATTTGATTATTAAACCAAAGATATCATTAACTCTATTAATTGTCTAATATATTTATATTATACTCTTCAAGCCACATATTTACTTGAATTAAATATGCAATAAGCTGTGGACCTGTCATTAGTTGACCATACCAAGGCGCCTTATATGAAGTACCTCTTGTATCTATTATTTCTCTTACAACCTTATCATCTATAATTTCATGAATTGGTGAAGATTTTTTATCCAAAATACCTGTAAGTTCTCTGCACACAATATCTGTATAGACAGGATTATGTGTCTTTGGATATGGACTCTTTTTTCTATAAATTATTTCATCTGGAAGTATTCCTTCCATTGCTGCTCTTAAAAGACCTTTTTCTCTGCCTTTATATAATAATATATCAGAAGGCATATTAAATGCATATTCAACAAGTCTTATATCTGCAAATGGAACTCTGACTTCCAAACTATTATACATACTAACTCTATCAGTTCTATTTAATAAATTTACCATGAACCATTTCAAATTCAAATAAGATATTTCTTTTAATCTATAATCTCTTTTACTTTCATTTTCCAAGTGAGGAACTTTACTCAATGATTTTTCATACTGTGATCTAACAAGTTCTTTTATAGGCATGTTTTTCAACTTATCATTTACTATTTCAATTCTATTGTTTACAAATCTTGACCATGGGAAAGTGTCAAGATAAAACATTTCATCTCTTGTAAACCAAGGATATCCTCCAAAAATTTCATCTGCACATTCTCCTGAAAGTCCTACAACAAAGTCTTTTCTTATTTCTTTACAAAAAAGTAAAAGTGACGAATCGATATCTGCCATTCCTGGAAGGTCCCTAGAAATCATTGATTCCTTTAATGCTTCTGCTAAATCTGAATGATTTAACACAACCTTTCTATGATCACTGCCAATAAATTTTGACATTTCTTCTGCATAATGTTCATCGGATGTTGGTTGAAATAGTGATTTTTTAAAGTATTTATCATTATCTTCATAATCTATTGAATAAGTTATAAGCTGTTTTCCTCTTTTTTTAAATTCACTTGCTGATATTGCTGATATTGCTGAGGAATCCAATCCCCCTGATAAAAATGTACATACTGGTACATCTCCTACAAGCTGCCTTATTATTGCATTTGTAATTAATTCTCTTGTATGTGCTATAGCCTCTTGTGCTGTTTCTTTAAATTCTTCGGCCTTTAAAGTCCAATACTCCCATTTTTTTATATTATTATCTCTTGATATAAGCATACAATTTGCAGGTGCTATTTCTTTTATATTCTTAAAAACACCACTACCTGGTATTACAGCCGGGCCAAGTCCAAATATTTCTGTAATGCTTTCTTTATCAATTTCAGCCTTTACATCAGGATGTGCTAAAACAGTTTTTATTTCTGATCCAAATATAACTGTATTATTTACAATTGTATAAAACAATGGTTTTACACCCATCTGGTCTCTTGCTAAAAATACCTCTTTATTGTATTCATCATATACTGCAAATGCAAAAATTCCAATTAATTTATTGACACAATCTTTTCCCCATTCAATGTAAGAAGTCAAAAGTACCTCTGTATCTGAATAAGAATCAAAATCATGTCCACATTTTTTTAATTCAGCTCTTAAATCATCGGTATTATATAACTCACCATTATATATCAAAGTATATTTTCTGCCTTCTATAATTTTTATCATAGGCTGAATTCCGCCTTCTGGATCTACAACAATAAGTCTTCTATGTCCTAAAAGTACATTTTCAGATATATATATACCTTCAGAATCAGGTCCTCTTTTAGTAAGAGTTTTTGTCATTTTTTCTAATATATTTTTATTCTTTATTATATTTTCATTAAAATTAACTAATCCTGCAATTCCACACATTTATTTTCCCTCAGATATTATTCACATTAATAAAATATGATTTTATTTTAATGTTGTGATTAAACTTATCAAATATTATCAGCAATAAACCTATAATTAAATAATAATTTCTAATTCTTTAATGTATACATTAACATCAAGTATCACATACTAATATTGCATTATTTTGTATTATTATGATTAAAATTATCATTGATAATACATCTATAGTACAGAGTACAATTTATTGTGAAAGGAGGTTGTTACTAAGTTTATATACTTAAGTAACTGTGATAAATGTTAAAAGTAACAGCTAATTATACAAAAAATATTGAACTTATTCATTCTCATCTGGCTGTAGATAAAAGTTTTGATATTGTTGAACGTAAATTGGTAGTTGGTGGAAGAAAAACTGTTCTTTACTACCTTAATGGCTTTATAAAAGATGATGTTATGGAAGATATATTAAAATCATTCTTCAAGATTTCAGTAGAAACTATGGATTCTTTTAAATCAGCTGATGAATTCATGCTTCATGAAATTCCTCATGTTTCTGTTGCAAAAGAAAATGATCTTACTAAAGTAATAGATGCACTTTTATGTGGTCAAACAATTCTATATATTGATAAATACGAATACTTCTGGATTATTGACCTTCGTACTTATCCTGGTAAGGATTCTTCTGAGCCTGAAAAAGAAAAAACACTTCGTGGAAGCCGTGATGCTTTTATCGAAAAATTAGTTTTCAATACTGGATTTATAAGAAGAAGAATACGTGATCCAAGATTAGTTTTCGAAATTCATCAAGTAGGAACAATGTCAAAAACAGATGTCTGCGTTGCATACATTGATGGTGTTGCAGATGAAAAAGTGCACCAAAAAATAGTTAATAGTATAGCAAAAATAGACTTAAATGCTTTAACTGTAGGTGATCAAAGTCTAGTAGATGCAATGATAAAAAAGAATACCTTCACTCCATTCCCAAAAGTGAGGTATACTGAAAGGCCTGATGTAACTGCTGCTCATTTAGTTGAAGGTAAATTTGTAATATTTGTTGATAATTCACCAAATGTAATAATATTGCCTACAACTGTTTTTGATTTTACTCAGGATATAAATGATTACTATTTTCCTCTTTTTACAGGAAATTATCTAAGATTAGTAAGAAATTTAACTGTATTTGCAACAATTTTTTTAATTCCTATTTTTCTTTTATATATTGATGGTTCAATACGCCTTCCGGCTTTTTTTGATTTCTTACGGCCTGAAGCAGACTATAGAATACCTATGTTTTGGCAATTCTTTATACTTGAATTTGCAATAGATGGTCTAAAACTTGCATCATTAAACACACCAAATCCCCTTGGAACATCGCTTTCAGTTATTGGTGGTTTAATTATAGGTGAATATGCAATTAATACTGGATGGTTTACTGATCAATCTATATTATATATGTCAGTCGTTGCATTAGCAGGATTTACTCAGCCAAGTATAGAGATGAACTATGCTTGTAAGTTCGCAAGGACTCTATTATTAATCTTTTCTCAACTTTTTGGAGTCTATGGCTTAATTGGAGGAACTTTACTCATACTAATTATTATGTGGCGTACAAAAACAATTGTAGGAGAACCATATTTCTATCCTTTAATACCATTTAATTGGCGAAAGCTAAAAACACTTTTATTTAGAACTAAGACAACAAAACAAGTTCAGGAATCTTAAAAAAGATGGTTATATGAAATAAAAATTATTCATATAACCATCTAAATCTAATCCTTATTTTTTTCAACCTCAAAAATATAATCTTCTAGCAATAAGGAATTGCTGCCATCATAACATCCTATCTCAAAGTATTTTTGATTATTATACTTAAAAACAGCTACTTTGCATTCATCTCTAGCATGATTTCTTTTTATATTATCCCCTTCTTCGCTATTTACATCATCGTAAATAATATCATCATACTTTATAAATAATGAATTCAAGTCTTTCTTTATTACTTTTCCCATATATTCATAATTATATTTTAATATAATATAATTATCTTTTATCATATAATCCTCTATCTTAATAGCTAAATTATCACTTATCTTTAAATAAAAGGGGTGAAATTCTTCTAAATTTACTTTGTTTGATATAAGAGTTTCTTCTCTATTAGCCTTTCCATAATATATAGGAATAACTTTTAATTTTTGTAAAGGCGCATTACTTACATACTTTGCATTATACTCAGATTGATTTAAATTTGTAGATGTATTTTCACCTACCATCGTTAATTCATTATCATCTTCATCTAAAACCAAAAATTCAAGTCTGCTTTTATTATAACTCTTATATGCAGTGTCTATTTTTATAGTAAGAGGTGAAATTGTAACTTCCTTAACTTTCCCTTTAAGATCTCTAATATTAATTGAGCTATTTATCTTTTCTCTATAAGTTTCTTTTAATATTTTGCCAGTATCAACATTAAATT
This genomic interval carries:
- the asnB gene encoding asparagine synthase (glutamine-hydrolyzing), with protein sequence MCGIAGLVNFNENIIKNKNILEKMTKTLTKRGPDSEGIYISENVLLGHRRLIVVDPEGGIQPMIKIIEGRKYTLIYNGELYNTDDLRAELKKCGHDFDSYSDTEVLLTSYIEWGKDCVNKLIGIFAFAVYDEYNKEVFLARDQMGVKPLFYTIVNNTVIFGSEIKTVLAHPDVKAEIDKESITEIFGLGPAVIPGSGVFKNIKEIAPANCMLISRDNNIKKWEYWTLKAEEFKETAQEAIAHTRELITNAIIRQLVGDVPVCTFLSGGLDSSAISAISASEFKKRGKQLITYSIDYEDNDKYFKKSLFQPTSDEHYAEEMSKFIGSDHRKVVLNHSDLAEALKESMISRDLPGMADIDSSLLLFCKEIRKDFVVGLSGECADEIFGGYPWFTRDEMFYLDTFPWSRFVNNRIEIVNDKLKNMPIKELVRSQYEKSLSKVPHLENESKRDYRLKEISYLNLKWFMVNLLNRTDRVSMYNSLEVRVPFADIRLVEYAFNMPSDILLYKGREKGLLRAAMEGILPDEIIYRKKSPYPKTHNPVYTDIVCRELTGILDKKSSPIHEIIDDKVVREIIDTRGTSYKAPWYGQLMTGPQLIAYLIQVNMWLEEYNINILDN
- a CDS encoding spore germination protein — its product is MLKVTANYTKNIELIHSHLAVDKSFDIVERKLVVGGRKTVLYYLNGFIKDDVMEDILKSFFKISVETMDSFKSADEFMLHEIPHVSVAKENDLTKVIDALLCGQTILYIDKYEYFWIIDLRTYPGKDSSEPEKEKTLRGSRDAFIEKLVFNTGFIRRRIRDPRLVFEIHQVGTMSKTDVCVAYIDGVADEKVHQKIVNSIAKIDLNALTVGDQSLVDAMIKKNTFTPFPKVRYTERPDVTAAHLVEGKFVIFVDNSPNVIILPTTVFDFTQDINDYYFPLFTGNYLRLVRNLTVFATIFLIPIFLLYIDGSIRLPAFFDFLRPEADYRIPMFWQFFILEFAIDGLKLASLNTPNPLGTSLSVIGGLIIGEYAINTGWFTDQSILYMSVVALAGFTQPSIEMNYACKFARTLLLIFSQLFGVYGLIGGTLLILIIMWRTKTIVGEPYFYPLIPFNWRKLKTLLFRTKTTKQVQES
- a CDS encoding DUF4179 domain-containing protein, translating into MKWKSLLDILFKNNKKYKILIITLIFILLVGIVCKGNIKKIPVICDIFSNEKNINLEQYDDYLEVVGKSKEYGDITVTLEYAVADKNILMVSFLVKNDGEEIKDLKDADIHISSFTINGKEVHLISKNNLELLDDNQVRIVKRISLNYDDLPSNLNISMGIEKMFNKDGNWDIKFNVDTGKILKETYREKINSSINIRDLKGKVKEVTISPLTIKIDTAYKSYNKSRLEFLVLDEDDNELTMVGENTSTNLNQSEYNAKYVSNAPLQKLKVIPIYYGKANREETLISNKVNLEEFHPFYLKISDNLAIKIEDYMIKDNYIILKYNYEYMGKVIKKDLNSLFIKYDDIIYDDVNSEEGDNIKRNHARDECKVAVFKYNNQKYFEIGCYDGSNSLLLEDYIFEVEKNKD